GCCTGTGTGGATGCCGACGGTAACGCCTGCGCAGATTGCGGTGACTGGCTCGACGTGGTCGTTCTCGCCAAGGCCACCGGGTATGTCACCCTGTGCCCCAAGAACCCGCCGGCGCAGATCAGCGCCACCGAGGGTGAGATTGTCGTGCTCTTCAGCCCGGGCAACCGCGGGCAGGTGCCGGACGGCGACGCGTGGGACGAGATGATCCTGGTTAACCCATATGTCCGAGACAAGCTCCCCTGGATTCACAACCAGTATCCCGGCATCGAATTCAAGGACTTCGAGGACGCCAAGACCAAGCCTGAGTGGAACGGCTTCACTTCGCTGCTCGTCGCCAACTTCGACGGCGTCGACGGCGATGACATCGTTGTGGCGCTCAATCCCGGCGAATGCGAGGAGTTGGGCCAGAAACCCCCGACGAACACGGTCGACCTATGGACCAACCCCGGTCCGGACGATGCGGAAACGGCGAGCCTTTGGGGAGCCCCCTCGGATGAATTCGCCCGAAATGTCCCCATCTCCATCATCCTCGACGCTCCGCAGATCAAGGATCTCGCGGCTATGGACGTAGACAGTGATGGCGATCTGGACATCATTGCCACCGTCACCAACGCCATCAGCCAGAACATCCGCTGGGCAAGAAACCCGCTGATCCCTCACCGTGTCGGTGGTGCGGGCGGCTTGGCCGAAGTCATTCGCGGGACCAGTGACGGATGGCGATTCATCGCGTCCGGATGGGAACGCCGTCCCATCGGCGAGCTCGATACGGGCGCCGATGTGATGGCCATCGGCGACGTGGACGGCGACGGATCGGATGATGTCCTCATCCGCTCCACCGACGGCCAGATCGTCCAATGGTTCCGGCGACCCAACGCGCTGCAGGTTCAGCCCGAGTTCCCGCCGAACGATCCCGTGCCCGATCGCTTCAACTTCCCGTGGCAGGTGTACACGCTGTCCGAGTTTGACATGCAGGAGCCGGAGGGCATCGCCCTGGGAGACATCACCAACGACGGTTTGCTTGACGTCGTCATCGCCGCCGAGGGCGCCGTGTACTGGTACGACGGCTCGACCGCGACAAGCCCCTATGATCCCTGGGCACCGAATACGATCATTCAGGACAGTGGAGCGCCCGACGCCGTCGATCCCGCGCAGGCGCCCGGAACGCAGCCGACACCCGGCAGCGGCGTCGGCGTCACACAGGTGGACACTGATACGGTCATTAACGCTTTGCTGATCGTCGATCTGGACGGCGACGGCCGAAACGACATCATCGGCACGCTCGACCGCCGCAGCGGCGCTGGACTCAGCGATGATCGCCTGGTTTGGTATCGCAACGTTCGGACCGAAGATCAGGTTCAACCGTAACGAGAACCCTTCGATCGTTTCGCGCGTCGAGGACGGCTGTATGCGGCCCGTGTGCCACTGCTCTTGAGCAGGGTCCTCAGCCTACGGACCGATGTAAGAACTATCATCAATCTTGTAAAGCACGCGATCCGCATGTCGCCGGACATGCGGATCGCGTGCTTTCGCTTTGGGGCAACGCGGGCCGGTGCTCGCCTTCCGTCCAATCAGGCTTGATGCGCCTTCGGCCGACAGAACAAGGTAAACGCCGCGACGATCAGCCCCAGTGACATGCAGAGAACGATGAACCGCACGCCCGGGTCGCAGAATACCCTGTCATATGGATAGGCCGGCAGGCGCGCAACCAAAGGGGCGATGGCCGCGGGCGGACTTGGGAACTCGGGTTCGAATGTTCGCTCGGGCCCGGATTGTGCCGCGACCAAGGGAACAGAGACAGTCTTTTCGACCCGGCGATGATAGTTGAATTCTCGCTGGGCCAGCCGCGTCACCGTGGCCGGATCGCTCCGTAGAGCCTCAATCTCCCGCCGGTAGCGCTCCACGGACCGCCCAAGATCCTCAAGGCGATACGCCTGGATCTGCTCCTCCACACGGAGGAGCTGCCACGTGCGCCACTCAGGCAGGAGTACGCACATGGAAAGACAGGCATACCCCAGGAGAACGAGCCCCCAGAAGACCATGCCGCCCCACCGGTCCCTGTCTCCCGCGGATCCCTCCGCGAATCTGCCATCCATGCGCCACTACTCCACTGGTCGCTTCCCTGCGACTTGCCCCGGGACGTTTTTTCAGTGATTCCAGAACCGACCGCCGAAAATCGCGGCATCGCCCAAATGCTCCTCAATACGCAGCAGGCGGTTGTACTTGGCGATCCGGTCACTCCGGCAGGCACTGCCCGTCTTGATCTGGCCCGCGTTCGTGGCCACGGCAATGTCCGCGATGGTCGTGTCCTCGGTCTCACCGCTGCGATGACTGATGACCGCCGTCCAGCCGTTGCGCATCGCCAGGTCCACGGCGGAGAACGTCTCGGTCAGCGTGCCGATCTGGTTCACCTTGATCAGGATTGAATTCGCCGCCTTGATTTCCAGCCCGCGCTTCAGTCGCTCGGTGTTGGTCACAAAGAGGTCATCGCCAACCAGTTGGACTCGCTCTCCCAGTGCCGCGTTCAACTTCTTCCACCCGTCCCAGTCGTCCTCGGCCAGACCATCCTCGAGGCTCCGGATCGGGTACTTCTCCACCCATTTTTTCCAGTGCGCGATCAGATCGTCGGAACTCACGCTCTTGTCCGGTGCCGACTTGAAGAAGCTGTACTTCCCGGTTTTCTTGTCGAACATCTCGGATGAAGCGGGATCGAGCGCAATGAACACGTCCTTACCCAGCTGGTACCCCGCCGCGCCGACCGCCTCGACGATGACCTCCAGCGCTTCCTCGTTGCTCTTGAGGCTTGGCGCAAATCCACCTTCGTCGCCAACATTCGTGTTGTAGCCCTTCTTATTGAGCACCTTTTTCAGCGACTGGAAGCACTCGGCCCCCATCCGCAGGGCTTCACTGAAGGACGACGCCCCCCAGGGCTGGATCATGAACTCCTGAAAGTCCACGTTGTTGTCCGCGTGCTTGCCACCGTTGAGGATGTTCATCATCGGCACGGGCAGTACACGGGCCTTGGGACCACCCAGGTATCGGAAGAGCGGAAGCCCACAGGATTGCGCCGCGGCCTTGGCCACCGCCAGCGACACCGCCAGAATCGCGTTCGCCCCGAGACGGCCCTTGTTCGGCGTCCCGTCAAGATCGATCATGCTCTGGTCGACGTCCTCCTGGTCCGCGGCGTCCAGCCCGATCACCGCATCCGCGATCTCGCCGTTCACGTGCTCGACGGCCTTGAGCACC
The window above is part of the Phycisphaerae bacterium genome. Proteins encoded here:
- the eno gene encoding phosphopyruvate hydratase — its product is MSTTIVQVEAREVLDSRGFPTVEASVVLEDMSYGEAAVPSGASTGEHEAVELRDGDPNRYMGKGVLKAVEHVNGEIADAVIGLDAADQEDVDQSMIDLDGTPNKGRLGANAILAVSLAVAKAAAQSCGLPLFRYLGGPKARVLPVPMMNILNGGKHADNNVDFQEFMIQPWGASSFSEALRMGAECFQSLKKVLNKKGYNTNVGDEGGFAPSLKSNEEALEVIVEAVGAAGYQLGKDVFIALDPASSEMFDKKTGKYSFFKSAPDKSVSSDDLIAHWKKWVEKYPIRSLEDGLAEDDWDGWKKLNAALGERVQLVGDDLFVTNTERLKRGLEIKAANSILIKVNQIGTLTETFSAVDLAMRNGWTAVISHRSGETEDTTIADIAVATNAGQIKTGSACRSDRIAKYNRLLRIEEHLGDAAIFGGRFWNH
- a CDS encoding VCBS repeat-containing protein, producing MNGKNFAPFWTFLALAIVVGCTPVPPTDDNAAQTASETFTSVDSYFTDAPQSPGGTGGVGMPDDDFMVNDGESVAEETRSFFQAYQIDPLAEDTAGPKFVVAADVDKDGLLDLMSAWNESQPVQLHLQRRDAEGNISFRTITLGGTNPLAIMAGVEFGQLNDDNGDGRITYGDPGCYLNDDNACVDADGNACADCGDWLDVVVLAKATGYVTLCPKNPPAQISATEGEIVVLFSPGNRGQVPDGDAWDEMILVNPYVRDKLPWIHNQYPGIEFKDFEDAKTKPEWNGFTSLLVANFDGVDGDDIVVALNPGECEELGQKPPTNTVDLWTNPGPDDAETASLWGAPSDEFARNVPISIILDAPQIKDLAAMDVDSDGDLDIIATVTNAISQNIRWARNPLIPHRVGGAGGLAEVIRGTSDGWRFIASGWERRPIGELDTGADVMAIGDVDGDGSDDVLIRSTDGQIVQWFRRPNALQVQPEFPPNDPVPDRFNFPWQVYTLSEFDMQEPEGIALGDITNDGLLDVVIAAEGAVYWYDGSTATSPYDPWAPNTIIQDSGAPDAVDPAQAPGTQPTPGSGVGVTQVDTDTVINALLIVDLDGDGRNDIIGTLDRRSGAGLSDDRLVWYRNVRTEDQVQP